The region ACGCCAGCCACGTCCGCTTGGTGGCCTGGTGGAAGACCCACTCGCGGTACTTCAGCGGCAGGCGGCCGCCGACCAGGTACCAGGCCCGCAGCGGGATCGGGGGGCTGGTCATGAGGTCGCCGCGATCACTCGGGTCAGCACTCGGTGCAGGTCTTCCAGTTCGGCCAGTGTCATCCCGAGCCGCTCGACCACGGCCGGGGGGATGGCCAACGCCTGTTCGCGCAACGCCGCGCCCTCCTCGGTCAACGCCACGGCCAGTTGCCGCTCGTCCGACGACGCCCGGCCGCGGGTCACGTACCCGATCGACTCCAGCCGCTTGAGCAGCGGCGACAGGGTCGCGGGCTCCAGCGCGAGCAGTCCGGCCAGCTCTTTCACCGACAGCGGTTCGCTGCCCCACAGCGCCAGCATCACCAGGTACTGGGGGTGGGTGAGCCCCATGGGCTCCAGCAGCGGCCGGTAGAGGGCCACCACGTTCCGGGACGCGATGGAGAGCGCGAAGCAGACCTGCCGGTCCAGGGCCAGCGGATCGCCCTCGAAAGTTTGTGTACTAATCATTAGTGCACACAGTACTACCGCGACTCCAGCTCCGCCCAGCCCCCACCCGACGCCAGCACGGCCCGCACGCCTGCGGCGTGCTCGACGACACCCGCCAGGTCACCGTGCAGCAGGGCCGCGCGGTCCGCGTCGACCGGCTCCCGGTCGTCCCGCCACAGCTCCAGCGGCAGGCTCACCACGAACACCACCGAGTCGACCAGCCGCGACACCGGCGCGTCAGCGGGGCACGCCGACCGGATCGCGTTGCACGCCCGCACGACCTCCTGCAACCTGGCCACGGCGGACGCGGGCGTGCCGTCCCACTCCCCGTCCGGCCACACCCGCGTGCTCAACGCCAGCCACAGGCGCCACCCGGCGGCCGACTCGGTCTCGTCCCGCGGCACCCAGGAACCCATGCCCTCCACTGTGCGGCGACCGGGCCGGACAAGCCCCATGACGCTGCACACACGGATCGGGCGGCGCATTCGGCCTCGGCAGGCCGAAGTCCACCCGGCTGTCGTCGGTGCCGAAGACGTCCCGTGCGGCCCGGTCGAGGGCCCCCGGCGTGCGCGGGCGACGCATACCCAAAGTTTTTCCGCGAAACTCCGTCATGTCCTCGCGTTTCGCGACTCCTACCCACATGCGAACCGGTGTCAACGCGCGTCCGTCGTCCGCGGCGGGCGCAGGTCGGCATGTCTCGGGGCCGGGAATCGCGCTGGTGGACCCCATACCGCTGTTCCGCGAGGGCCTCTCGGCCGTCGTGCGACGAACACCGGGGCTGCACTGGCTCGGCTCGACCGGGCACCTGCACACGGCCGTCCGCCTGCACGAACGGCTGCGGCCGGACGTGCTGCTGATCGATTCGGTGCTCGACCCGCAGGGCCACCTGGCGACCCTGCTGGTCGGCAACGACCCGCAGCTGCTGGTGATCTCGCTGGTCCGCGAGCCGCACCGGACGGCGAAGTACGTGCGCGCCGCGCTGGCCGCCGGCGTGCGCGGGATGGTGCCCCGGGCCGGCGAGATCGGCGAGGTGCTCCAGGCGATCGTGCGCGGCCACCAGGAGCGGATGTACCTGGACCCGACGCTCGCGCCGCTGGCCGCCGGCTTCACGCCGACCGCCGAGGCCGGGTCGCGCCGCGCGCTGTCCCGGCGCGAGTACGAGGTGCTCCAGCTCATCGCCGACGGCTTGGAGAACCAGGCGGTGGCCAACGAGCTGTACGTCTCGGTGGAGACCGTCCGCACGCACGTGAAGAACATCTTGCGCAAACTCCGCGCGCGGGACCGGACGCACGCCGTCTCGCTCGCCTACCAGGCGGGACTGCTCAGCAGCAACATGAAGTGACCTCGTCTCGTGCGCCACAACCGGGTGGTCGGCCTTGCCGGGGTTACTGACAGGTAATACCCTGTTGTTACCGGTCAGTAGGGGACAGCCCCGACCTTCATGGAGTGAGACGAGATGGGTCACTACAAGAGCAACGTCCGGGACCTCG is a window of Saccharothrix espanaensis DSM 44229 DNA encoding:
- a CDS encoding MarR family winged helix-turn-helix transcriptional regulator, producing MISTQTFEGDPLALDRQVCFALSIASRNVVALYRPLLEPMGLTHPQYLVMLALWGSEPLSVKELAGLLALEPATLSPLLKRLESIGYVTRGRASSDERQLAVALTEEGAALREQALAIPPAVVERLGMTLAELEDLHRVLTRVIAATS
- a CDS encoding response regulator transcription factor; the encoded protein is MDPIPLFREGLSAVVRRTPGLHWLGSTGHLHTAVRLHERLRPDVLLIDSVLDPQGHLATLLVGNDPQLLVISLVREPHRTAKYVRAALAAGVRGMVPRAGEIGEVLQAIVRGHQERMYLDPTLAPLAAGFTPTAEAGSRRALSRREYEVLQLIADGLENQAVANELYVSVETVRTHVKNILRKLRARDRTHAVSLAYQAGLLSSNMK